The DNA sequence ATCTAAGTGAAAAGGAAAAGAAATGGGTTCTACTTGAGAATGATACAAATGTCTTTTCTAATTACACTGATGAAAGAGGTAATATATCTTTTCGTCTTAAATCCTGTATTGACAGCTTTGATTACAGTTTTAAAGAGATTGATCCGGAAACAGGAAAAGAGAGTGTTACAAGGTTTTCTGTAAAAGAAAAGCGTATCGTCTCTTATAATCCTAACCTTGCAAAGAAACAAAGGCTTGAAATAATGAAAATGGTCGATAAAGCTTCAAAGTTTTCTACATACAAAAATATCGCTAAAGATGAACTTGGAGATTGTGCTAAATATGTAGACATTATAACTAAAGATAGTACAGGCAAGACAATAAAGCCTATAATAGATTTAAATAAATCTAAGATTGATGAAGATCTTAAATATGCAGGATATAATCTTTTAGTGACATCCGAAATAGATATGGAGCCATTACAGGTATATAAAACATACCATAGCCTATGGAAGATCGAAGAATCTTTTAGACTTACAAAATCATACCTGGATGCAAGACCCGTTTATTTACAGAAAAAAGAAACAATCTATGGGCATTTTTTGATATGCTACCTTAGCTTGTTTCTTTTAAGAGTATTAGAAATCAAGTGTTTCAAGAATAAAATAAACTCTTATGACTTGATCAACTTTATGCGTGATTTTAGGGTGGTAAATAAAGGTGATGATACATATATCAATATATCAAGAAACCAATCTGTTAACGAAAAGGTTAAAAAACTGGTTGGTTTTAGTAACCTTGATGCCCTCTATTTAACCAAAGCTGAAGTCGACAATTTCTTTCAAAACTGTATGCTCTTGGACACCTAAAGTACTAGGTTTTGAGAGAAACGACGGAAGTCAGGTATTATAAAAGCAGGTACAACATCTCCATACTCACTATATTCAGAATCTCTTGCATCATTCACTACCGGAGATTTATATGACCACCATGATGCAGACGGATTTATTACATTATTTGGTCTTCCACTAAAGGTGAGGGCTATGAAGATGGCAGAATTAAACAAAGATAAATAATAGTATTAAAATAGGGGCTAATCAGCCCCTTAATTTTATTTGCTTTTATTATTTACATAATTAACTAATCCGCCTGCATTTATGATATTTTGCATAAATTCCGGAAAGGCCTGACCCTTATATGTCTTGCCTGTTGTGATGTCAGTAATCATACCGGTATCAAAATCTACCTTTACATCATCACCTGCCTGTATCTCTGCTGCCGCCTCAGGGCTTTCAATAATCGGTAATCCTATATTTATTGCATTTCTATAGAAAATTCTTGCAAATGTATCTGCAATTACCACACTTACTCCGCTGGCCTTTATAGCTAATGGTGCATGCTCTCTGGATGAACCACATCCAAAATTCTTTCTTGCAACGATGATATCTCCCTTTTGCACCTTATTTACAAAATCTTTATCAATGTCTTCCATACAATGCTTTGCCAACTCTTCTCCTGTAGTCGCATTCAGATATCTTGCCGGAATTATAACATCAGTATCTACATTTTCACCATATTTAAATACATGTCCTCTTGCTTCCATATTACCCTCTCTATCTTTAAACTGTTGGTGCTACTATCTTACCTGCTATTGCACTCGCTGCCGCAACTGCCGGAGAAGCAAGATAAACCTCTGACTCCACATGGCCCATTCTGCCGATAAAGTTTCTATTAGTTGTAGATATACATCTCTCACCGGCTGCCAAAACTCCCATATATCCTCCCAGACAAGGACCACATGTAGGAGTAGAAACTATCGCACCTGCATCTATGAAAATATCTACAAGTCCTTCTTTAATAGCCTGCTTATATATCTTTTGTGTAGCCGGTATTACAATACATCTTACATTCTTAGCGACTTTTTTATCCTTCATCTGTGCAGCAGCACTTCTAAGATCTGATATATGACCATTTGTACATGAACCTATTACAGCTTGGTCAATCTTTATATCTTCAAACTCTCCTACCACCTTTGTATTCTCAGGCAAATGTGGGAAGGCTACTGTAGGTCTTAATGTAGACAAATCTATATCAATAACCTCATCATATACTGCATCTTCATCTGCCACATAAATCTTTGGATCTCTGTTTGAATGTTCTTTAATATAATCCAAAGTTATATCATCTACCGGAAATATACCATTTTTCCCACCTGCCTCTATTGCCATATTACAGATAGTAAATCTATCATCCATAGAGAGTGAAGCTACTCCATCTCCACTAAATTCCATAGATCTATAAAGAGCTCCATCAACACCTATCTTTCCTATAATATGTAGTATAACATCCTTACCACATACATCATTTCCAAGTTTTCCTTTTAAATTAAACTTTATAGCACTTGGTACTTTAAACCATGCTTTTCCTGTAATCATTCCGGCTGCCATATCTGTAGAGCCAACACCTGTTGAGAATGCACCCAAAGCACCATATGTACATGTATGAGAGTCTGCACCTATTATACAATCTCCTGCTACAGTAAGTCCCTGCTCAGGTAAAAGTGCATGTTCAATTCCCATTCTTCCAACATCAAAAAAGTTTACTATTACATTCTCATCTGCAAAGTCTCTGCATGTTTTGCAGTTCTGAGCAGACTTTATATCCTTATTAGGTGCAAAATGGTCCATGACCAATGCTATTTTCTCATTATTGAATACATCTTTTTTTTCAAATTTCTTGATTTCATTTATTGCCACCGGCGATGTGATATCATTTCCCAGCACAAGATCCAAATCTGCCTCTATAAGCTGACCCGGTTCTACAAAGTACAGACCGGCATGGGCAGCCAAAATCTTCTGTGTCATAGTCATTCCCATATTTTTTTCCTCTTTTCTTTTAATTAATGTTGATTGTAACATATCAAATGATATAATAGCGATATAAATTCAATATATCAAGTATTACATAAAGTTATAATGGTTACAATAGTAAATAATCATTTATAAAATAAATAAGGTGGTGGGAATATGGAACAGCATTTATCACAATATAGAATATTTTTTGAAGTGGCAAAAGCCGGTAGTATATCAAAGGCAGCCAAATTATTATATATAAGCCAGCCGGCAATATCAAAATCCATTATACGCTTGGAAGAAAATCTGGAAATTGCACTCTTTGTACGAACTTCAAAAGGTGTAAGTCTTACTCCTGAAGGACAAATTTTTTATGAATATTTGCAAAGTGCATTTTCAGCTATAGAAGCCGGAGAAAATCATCTTACAAAGATAAAACAGTTTAATATAGGTAAAATAACCATAGGTACCAGTAATACACTTTGTAAGTATATTCTACTTCCCTATTTAAATAATTTTGTGAAAGAAAATCCACATACTATGATAAGCATTTTCACACAGTCCTCAGATCAAACATCTTTTCTGCTTTCAGAAAACAAAATTGATATAGGCCTTGTGGCAAAGCCGGCCAAAACTCAAAATATGTCCTATATAAGTATAATGGAAATACAAGATATTTTTGTAGCTACTCCGGGGTATTTGAACAACTTAAAGCATATCTTCAATAATCATTTTGATCCTTTTAGAGATGGAAATATAATGTTGCTTGATAAGGATAATGCCACAAGAAAATTTATTGATAATTGTATAGAAGGTTCAAAATTGCAGCTAAATCAATCCATAGAAACAAGTAATATGGAACTGCTTATTGAGTTTGCAAAAACAGGAATAGGTATTGCCTGCGTTATAAAAGAATTTATACAAAAAGAATTAGAAGAAGGTACTTTGGTGGAAATAGAGATGCCAAAGGGGCTTTCAATACCAAAAAGAGAGATTGTATTTCTTTATGATAAAAAGAATATTAATCCCTCCCTTATCAAATTCATATCTATGTTAAAATCATAAAATTAATGGGGCGTTTTGCCCCATTAATTTATCTTTGAGCTTCTATTATTATATCCAGTATCTCTTTTGGTTCTTCTATAATATAATCTGCTTTATTTTCTCTAAGCTCTTTTTCATCTCTAAAGCCCCATAGCACACCTATGCTTATAACATTAGCTGCAAGTGCAGTCTGCATATCTGTAGCAGTATCTCCCACATACAGTATCTCATCTTTAGAAAATCCCAGTTCTTTTATTATCATATTGAGAGAAGTAGGGTCAGGTTTCTTTGGAATTCCTTCTCTCTCACCATATATCAGATCAAATACTCCTTCTCCAATGACATCTTTTATATTTTTCTCTACACCAAGCTGTGACTTGTTTGATAAAACTACAGTCTTTATGTTTAGATTTTTTAGTTCCTGTAAGAGTTCCATAATGCCGTCATAGGGCTTCACACCCCTTAAGCAATCTTTTTCAAAGATCTCATCATATACTTCGTAGGCCTTCTTTGCAAGTTTCAAATCTTTATCACCATTATATATCAAAGATCTGTCTACAAACTTCCTTGCACCTTCTCCCACAAAATACCTTGTATGCTCATTGTCTATATCTCCAAGTCCAAAATGTCTCATAGTTTTACTCATACAATATGATAATGCGTCCAATGTATATAACAATGTACCGTCCAAATCAAAAACAACCGCTCTAATCATCATTATACCTCAAATAATAAATCACCATAACTTGGCATTGGCCAAAGATCCTTATCCACTATCATCTCCAGAGTATCAATAGGCTTTCTCAGTGCTTCCATTGCAGGAACTACTACTTCATGCATATACCTTGCATGTTCTGTTACATCAGAAATTTCAGCTACTTTGTCCATGTGCCTTTTCAGATTTTCAATCTCAACCTTGGCTTCCTTCAAATGTTCATTCACTTCCAATAAGATAGCATTCTGTGCATATGGCTCTATACCATCTATTGCGGCTTTCAGCTTTATAATAGAATCTGCAAGTCTTGTAGTATATCTTATTACAGCAGGTATTATTGATTTTCCTGCAATATCTATCATAGTCTTTGCCTCTATATTTATAGCCTTGGAATATGCTTCATACTCTATCTCAACTCTTGACTCCAGCTCTTTTCTTGTAAAAACCTCAAACTCCTCAAACAACTTTACAGCATTATCAGAAACCAAAGCAGGTATCGCATCTATCATACTTGGTAGATTTGACAAGCCTCTTCTCTTTGCCTCTTCCACCCATTCATTGGAATATCCATTTCCATTGAAAATAATTCTTCTGTGTTCACTAAAAAGCCTCTTTATCATATCATGCACTGCTTCGTCAAAGTCACTTGCATTTTCAAGTTCATTAGCAGCCTCTTTAAAACTCTCCGCAACTATTGTATTCAAAACAATATTTGGAGAAGCTATGGAATCAGAAGAACCGACCATTCTAAACTCAAACTTATTATTTGTAAAGGCAAACGGAGATGTTCTATTTCTATCAGTAGCATCTTTTTCAAAATCAGGAAGTGTAGCAACACCTGTTTTTAACTTGCCGCCCTGAAGAGAATGTGTAGCCTCACCTGTAGAGCAGAGCTGATCAATAACATCCTCCAGCTGTTCTCCAAGAAAAACAGAAATAATAGCAGGAGGTGCTTCATGGGCACCAAGCCTATGTTCATTTCCCACACATGCCGCAGATTCTCTGAGTAAGTCTGCATGCTTGTCTACAGCCTTTAGTATACAAGCAAGAACCAATAAAAACTGAATATTCTCATGTGGAGTATCTCCGGGATTTAACATATTTATTCCGTCATCTGAAGTTAAAGACCAGTTATTATGCTTTCCTGAACCGTTGACACCTGCAAAAGGTTTCTCGTTCAAAAGACATGTAAGTCCATGTCTTCCTGCCACCTTCTTCATAGTCTCCATAGTAACCTGATTGTGATCTACTGCTATATTTACCTGCTCATATACCGGAGCAAGTTCATGCTGTGCCGGTGCCACCTCATTATGCTGAGTTTTAGACGGAACTCCAAGCATCCAAAGTTCATGGTTTAAATCATTCATATATGATGCTATTCTCTCTCTAATAGATCCAAAATAGTGATCCTCAAGTTCCTGTCCCTTTGGCGGCATAGCTCCAAAAAGAGTCCTACCTGTATATATCAAATCCTTTCTTTGTAGATATTTTTCTCTATCTACTATAAAGTATTCCTGTTCCGCACCTACAGAAGGTATTACTCTCTTGGCTGTAGTATTCCCAAACAGTCTAAGTATTCTAAGGGCCTGAGTATTTATAGCCTGCATAGAACGAAGCAGTGGAGTCTTTTTATCAAGTGCCTCCCCCTTATATGAGCAAAAAGCTGTAGGAATATAGAGTGTAACACCCAAAGAATCCTTCTTTATAAAAGCCGGTGAAGTGCAGTCCCAAGCAGTGTAGCCTCTGGCTTCAAAAGTTGCTCTAAGACCTCCTGAAGGAAAGCTGGAAGCATCCGGTTCACCCTTTGTAAGCTCCTTGGCAGAAAATTCCATTATAACTTTACCATTTTTAGGTGCCGAAATAAAAGAATCATGCTTCTCAGCCGTAACACCTGTCAAAGGTTGAAACCAGTGGGTATAATGAGTAGCTCCTCTATCTATAGCCCACTCCTTCATACCATGAGCCACCGAATCCGCAATATCATTGTCCAGTTCCAAGCCATCTTCAATAGTCTTTTTTAACTTTTTAAATACTGCTTTTGGCAAATATACCTGCATAGCCTCATCATTAAATACATTAGCCCCAAAAATCTCTGTGATTGTATCCTTTTTCTCCATATGCACCTTTCAAAATTATAGGCAAAGCCTAGTATAAAATAAACTATAGTGGAAAACTTATCATTTCCCAAAGTTTTCGCAAAAATTATAGCATATAAAATATATTTTTGCATCTTTGAATATAAAAAAGACTGCCTGCCTACACAAACAATCTTTTAAAAATCATCTTATTATTTTGCAAAAATATGTCTTGCAAACTTTACTGCTGTGAAAATCATCAAAATAACAGCAATTAAAATTTGAACATTCACAATCCATGTTCCGGGATAAGGAACCCATCTGAAATGACCTATTTTTTCACTTACTGTATAAAACTGTTTTCCGGCTATTGCACTTATAACAAATGGGAATGTAAATCCGGCATAGCTTGGATAAAATCTATGTTTTTCTTTATCACTTATATAATGTTTTAAAACATCAATTGCAACCACCATTCCCAGTAAATATATCGCAAATGACACCATATACAATGGTCCTAAAAAATTGATATTCTTTTGCTCAAATGAGTTTATATATCCTGCCACACAAAGGCTTGCCGGTGCTGCATAGATACATGCAAGTGCTTTGGCCTCAATATTCTTATTGCCAAGTTTTATATATCTAAAAGATACATAGAAGAAAAGCGGAATATAAAGAACAAATCCTATCCAGAAACAAACCTGTCCCAGTGCAATATTCTTAAATGCCGGTGCAGTAACTGAAGCAACAACTATTCCAACATAAACAATAAAATAGCTTGCGGCTATCTTCATCATATCATCAGGTATCTTGATTTTTAATATAAAGTTCAATGTAAAATAAACCATTAATACAAAATGAAAGATAATAGCTACATACCACAAAATAACAGCTACTACCGGTATAATAGGTTTTATATAAGTTGCCAAAAGCATCAAAGTCATAGTATATGTTCCTGAAACACTTGCCAGTACAGGATTTTTCATATCTGCAATAAAAGCATCCGGCATAGTCAAATACTTGCATGTAACAAATAAGATTCCTACAAATGCTAATATTCCACAAACTGTTTTTAAATAAGGATTATAAATTGCCAACAAATTTCCAAGAGCCGCAAATCCCAAGGCAACACCACTTAATGGCAATGGTACTCGTTTTAAAAAATTCATAGCTACCTCTTATAAGTCTATATTCTTCAGTCCCTTTTCTCTTACAATGATCTCTGCTACCTTCTTAGCAGCTATTCCTGTAAATCTGATGCACTGCTCCTTGTGCTCTCCGGCACCCATATCAAACTCTCTTGTAAGTACTCTACAGCAGTTTGAATGCTTTCCATTAGCCTCTTTAAAGTAGTCATGTAATTCATGGGTAAGCTCCATGCATTTTACAACCTTAGGATCCTTAGGGCCGTTTTGTTCAGTTCTTCCAAATATCATACCAAGAGCCAAAACTCCACCGTTTAAAGCACCACACATACATCCACTCTTACCTGCTCCAACAGCCATACCTGATGACATAGCTATAACTTCTCTTGGAACATCAAGTTCAAAATTGTCTACTATTGCTGCCATGAGCGCTTCGCAGCAAAAATATCCGTTTCTGTAATTGTCCTCAGCATCCTGTCTTACCTTGTCTACACTAACCTCACTTCTAATATTCATAATTTCCTCCTAAATTGTTTTTCATATTTTAACACTAAAAAATATTTTTGTATACTAAAAAAAGTATAGATTATGTGAATCTATACCAAAAAACCTCGTTATTTTTATAGTTTTTTCTAATTGATGAAGACTATTTTATTTGTTCTATCAATAAATATGTTTTTTATAGTCTATTTTCCAAGTATATGCCTTGCCACAAATACCCCACTGGCTGAAGCATGTGATAGGGAATGTGTTACACCACTACCGTCACCTATTACATATAAATCTTTGTGAAGTGTCTCAAGATTATTATCAATCTCTACCTCCATATTATAGAATTTCACCTCTACACCATAAAGTAAGGTTTCATCACCTGCAGTTCCCGGAGCTATCTTATCAAGAGCATATATCATCTCAATTATATCATCCAGGATTCTCTTTGGAATAACCAAAGAAAGATCTCCCGGGGTTGCTGACAGAGTAGGTGTCATAAATGACTTATTGATTCTTCCTGTACTACTTCTCTGCCCTCTTATAAGATCTCCAAATCTTTGAACCATTACACCGCCACCAAGCATGTTTGAAAGTCTTGCAATACTCTCACCATAACCATTACTGTCTTTGAAAGGCTCTGTAAAATGCTTAGACACCAATAGTGCAAAGTTTGTATTCTCAGTTTGAAGTGCCGGATCCTCATAGCTATGTCCATTTACTGTAACAATACCATTTGTATTCTCATTTACTACAGCACCCTTAGGGTTCATACAGAATGTTCTCACTAAATCCTGATACTTCTCAGTTCTATAAACAATCTTGCTTTCATACAATTCATCTGTAAGATGTCTGAATATCTCAGCTGGAAGCTCAACTCTTACACCAATATCCACACGATTTGACTTTGTAGGAATGTTCAATTCTCTACAGATTTGCTCCATCCATTTGCTTCCGCTTCTACCTACAGATACAATACATTTATCTCCAAAAAATTCTTCTCCTGTTTTTGAATCCAACTTATATCCAGATTCCATCTTTTCTATTTTTACTATAGGAGTATTGAAGAAAAATTCCACCTTGTCCTTCAAATCAGCATATATATTCTCAAGCACCTCATAATTTATATCAGTACC is a window from the Lachnoanaerobaculum umeaense genome containing:
- the leuD gene encoding 3-isopropylmalate dehydratase small subunit, producing MEARGHVFKYGENVDTDVIIPARYLNATTGEELAKHCMEDIDKDFVNKVQKGDIIVARKNFGCGSSREHAPLAIKASGVSVVIADTFARIFYRNAINIGLPIIESPEAAAEIQAGDDVKVDFDTGMITDITTGKTYKGQAFPEFMQNIINAGGLVNYVNNKSK
- the leuC gene encoding 3-isopropylmalate dehydratase large subunit: MGMTMTQKILAAHAGLYFVEPGQLIEADLDLVLGNDITSPVAINEIKKFEKKDVFNNEKIALVMDHFAPNKDIKSAQNCKTCRDFADENVIVNFFDVGRMGIEHALLPEQGLTVAGDCIIGADSHTCTYGALGAFSTGVGSTDMAAGMITGKAWFKVPSAIKFNLKGKLGNDVCGKDVILHIIGKIGVDGALYRSMEFSGDGVASLSMDDRFTICNMAIEAGGKNGIFPVDDITLDYIKEHSNRDPKIYVADEDAVYDEVIDIDLSTLRPTVAFPHLPENTKVVGEFEDIKIDQAVIGSCTNGHISDLRSAAAQMKDKKVAKNVRCIVIPATQKIYKQAIKEGLVDIFIDAGAIVSTPTCGPCLGGYMGVLAAGERCISTTNRNFIGRMGHVESEVYLASPAVAAASAIAGKIVAPTV
- a CDS encoding LysR family transcriptional regulator, which produces MEQHLSQYRIFFEVAKAGSISKAAKLLYISQPAISKSIIRLEENLEIALFVRTSKGVSLTPEGQIFYEYLQSAFSAIEAGENHLTKIKQFNIGKITIGTSNTLCKYILLPYLNNFVKENPHTMISIFTQSSDQTSFLLSENKIDIGLVAKPAKTQNMSYISIMEIQDIFVATPGYLNNLKHIFNNHFDPFRDGNIMLLDKDNATRKFIDNCIEGSKLQLNQSIETSNMELLIEFAKTGIGIACVIKEFIQKELEEGTLVEIEMPKGLSIPKREIVFLYDKKNINPSLIKFISMLKS
- a CDS encoding HAD family hydrolase translates to MIRAVVFDLDGTLLYTLDALSYCMSKTMRHFGLGDIDNEHTRYFVGEGARKFVDRSLIYNGDKDLKLAKKAYEVYDEIFEKDCLRGVKPYDGIMELLQELKNLNIKTVVLSNKSQLGVEKNIKDVIGEGVFDLIYGEREGIPKKPDPTSLNMIIKELGFSKDEILYVGDTATDMQTALAANVISIGVLWGFRDEKELRENKADYIIEEPKEILDIIIEAQR
- a CDS encoding glutamine synthetase III family protein produces the protein MEKKDTITEIFGANVFNDEAMQVYLPKAVFKKLKKTIEDGLELDNDIADSVAHGMKEWAIDRGATHYTHWFQPLTGVTAEKHDSFISAPKNGKVIMEFSAKELTKGEPDASSFPSGGLRATFEARGYTAWDCTSPAFIKKDSLGVTLYIPTAFCSYKGEALDKKTPLLRSMQAINTQALRILRLFGNTTAKRVIPSVGAEQEYFIVDREKYLQRKDLIYTGRTLFGAMPPKGQELEDHYFGSIRERIASYMNDLNHELWMLGVPSKTQHNEVAPAQHELAPVYEQVNIAVDHNQVTMETMKKVAGRHGLTCLLNEKPFAGVNGSGKHNNWSLTSDDGINMLNPGDTPHENIQFLLVLACILKAVDKHADLLRESAACVGNEHRLGAHEAPPAIISVFLGEQLEDVIDQLCSTGEATHSLQGGKLKTGVATLPDFEKDATDRNRTSPFAFTNNKFEFRMVGSSDSIASPNIVLNTIVAESFKEAANELENASDFDEAVHDMIKRLFSEHRRIIFNGNGYSNEWVEEAKRRGLSNLPSMIDAIPALVSDNAVKLFEEFEVFTRKELESRVEIEYEAYSKAINIEAKTMIDIAGKSIIPAVIRYTTRLADSIIKLKAAIDGIEPYAQNAILLEVNEHLKEAKVEIENLKRHMDKVAEISDVTEHARYMHEVVVPAMEALRKPIDTLEMIVDKDLWPMPSYGDLLFEV
- a CDS encoding TDT family transporter → MNFLKRVPLPLSGVALGFAALGNLLAIYNPYLKTVCGILAFVGILFVTCKYLTMPDAFIADMKNPVLASVSGTYTMTLMLLATYIKPIIPVVAVILWYVAIIFHFVLMVYFTLNFILKIKIPDDMMKIAASYFIVYVGIVVASVTAPAFKNIALGQVCFWIGFVLYIPLFFYVSFRYIKLGNKNIEAKALACIYAAPASLCVAGYINSFEQKNINFLGPLYMVSFAIYLLGMVVAIDVLKHYISDKEKHRFYPSYAGFTFPFVISAIAGKQFYTVSEKIGHFRWVPYPGTWIVNVQILIAVILMIFTAVKFARHIFAK
- a CDS encoding C-GCAxxG-C-C family protein, yielding MNIRSEVSVDKVRQDAEDNYRNGYFCCEALMAAIVDNFELDVPREVIAMSSGMAVGAGKSGCMCGALNGGVLALGMIFGRTEQNGPKDPKVVKCMELTHELHDYFKEANGKHSNCCRVLTREFDMGAGEHKEQCIRFTGIAAKKVAEIIVREKGLKNIDL
- a CDS encoding NAD(P)/FAD-dependent oxidoreductase — its product is MKYDVMIIGAGPGGIFSAYELINQDSSLKIAVFEYGNPLEKRHCPIDGVKIKSCINCKSCGIMNGFGGAGAFSDGKYNITNEFGGTLHEYIGKKKAIELMNYVDGINVKYGGGKTKLYSTANSDIKRLCLQNNLHLLDASVRHLGTDINYEVLENIYADLKDKVEFFFNTPIVKIEKMESGYKLDSKTGEEFFGDKCIVSVGRSGSKWMEQICRELNIPTKSNRVDIGVRVELPAEIFRHLTDELYESKIVYRTEKYQDLVRTFCMNPKGAVVNENTNGIVTVNGHSYEDPALQTENTNFALLVSKHFTEPFKDSNGYGESIARLSNMLGGGVMVQRFGDLIRGQRSSTGRINKSFMTPTLSATPGDLSLVIPKRILDDIIEMIYALDKIAPGTAGDETLLYGVEVKFYNMEVEIDNNLETLHKDLYVIGDGSGVTHSLSHASASGVFVARHILGK